The Dehalococcoidia bacterium nucleotide sequence AAAGCGCATGATCATGCCCCGCTTCTCTGGCAATTTCTCTCAACCTTGGGATTGACACGCCATACGTATTGCGGGGATTGATCCCATACCTCGCCATCCCTTTTGCGGCCTCGAGGTTGGCCAGAGATCTCAATTGTCCGAGGATTTCCTCGCAACTCATCTCTTTTGTTTCAACGGCGCGGAAGCATGAGGTTTTTGGACTGTATTTCTATGGCTTGAAATTCACCTGTGCTCCGAAATGGAGACTTACGAAAGGTTATTTCCAAACCAACGACCCTTGGGGATGTTTAATGAGGAACGCCCAGGTTTACGACTGACCCGGTTTGGTAAGTTTGTATCCTACTCCCCTTTCTGAGACTATTAACCGCGGTTCGTGAGGCTCATCGCTCAGCTTTGCTCGAAGGCGCTGAATATATACCTTGAGGTAGTCGGTAGCATCGCTATAATCTGATCCCCAAACCCTTTCCAGGAGGACCCGATGCGGCATTACCC carries:
- a CDS encoding DNA alkylation repair protein — protein: MSCEEILGQLRSLANLEAAKGMARYGINPRNTYGVSIPRLREIAREAGHDHALSSQAVLGRLQG